From Vallicoccus soli, one genomic window encodes:
- a CDS encoding DUF6394 family protein yields the protein MDLEKVVFGFFVLLAATLNFGFFIGPLDDPSVHNVYELFAAVVVNLVATVLKFGDRTQIGAVHLATSLVADLQLIAAAAVWGYATQVSSEGVTPEAMASIVSLSGGALLANLVSVVLLVVETVSFHRR from the coding sequence GTGGACCTGGAGAAGGTGGTCTTCGGCTTCTTCGTGCTGCTGGCCGCCACCCTGAACTTCGGCTTCTTCATCGGCCCGCTGGACGACCCGTCCGTCCACAACGTGTACGAGCTGTTCGCGGCCGTCGTCGTGAACCTCGTCGCGACCGTGCTCAAGTTCGGCGACCGCACGCAGATCGGCGCGGTGCACCTGGCCACCAGCCTCGTCGCCGACCTGCAGCTCATCGCCGCCGCGGCGGTGTGGGGGTACGCGACGCAGGTGTCGTCGGAGGGCGTGACGCCCGAGGCGATGGCGAGCATCGTCTCGCTCTCCGGCGGCGCCCTGCTCGCCAACCTCGTCTCGGTCGTGCTGCTCGTGGTCGAGACCGTGTCGTTCCACCGCCGCTGA
- a CDS encoding potassium channel family protein, translating to MSNPTVFLVLRRMRTPLIVLIVIFAVSVLGLTLIPGVDAEGQPRRMGFFEAFYFMSYTATTIGFGELPYPFTGAQRLWVVVTIYLTVIGWAYAIGKLLSLLQDRAFREALALRRFRRGVARMREPFLLVAGYGRTGELLGRGLDDLGRRFVVVDIAPERVETLDLGSYRADVPGLVGDARDPGRLVAAGLGHPCCEGVLALTNDDEANLAVTMSAALLRPDLPVVARATTPAIEDRMHAFGTPTVVNAFDRFGDKLRLAVRAPSTYRLVSWLESGPGAELPPLVAAPQDGPWVVCGSGRFGYEATLDLLAEGLPVTVVDLDPERVPPPGATAVVGDASDPEVMERAGVEEAAGFVAATDNDTTNLSLVAAAVRLNADLYVAARENEAANAPLFAAMRVDAVLVPSEVVAHDVYAQLSTPLLWRLLQEVPRRDDAWAAALVERLAERCGATLQELWKVRLRPEEAPAVVPLLADGPVPLGDLLRDPDDRERRLDVVPLLQLHEGGVVVEPGDDRPVAAGDELLLAARAPARRGLETTLAVEAAALHVLQGRRVPAGWVWRQLSRR from the coding sequence ATGTCGAACCCGACGGTCTTCCTCGTCCTGCGGAGGATGCGCACGCCGCTCATCGTGCTCATCGTCATCTTCGCGGTGAGCGTGCTCGGGCTGACGCTCATCCCCGGAGTGGACGCGGAGGGGCAGCCGCGACGCATGGGCTTCTTCGAGGCCTTCTACTTCATGAGCTACACGGCGACGACGATCGGCTTCGGCGAGCTGCCGTACCCGTTCACCGGGGCCCAGCGCCTCTGGGTCGTCGTGACGATCTACCTGACCGTCATCGGGTGGGCGTACGCCATCGGCAAGCTCCTGTCGCTGCTGCAGGACCGCGCTTTCCGCGAGGCGCTGGCGCTGCGCCGCTTCCGCCGCGGCGTGGCCCGGATGCGCGAGCCGTTCCTGCTCGTGGCCGGCTACGGCCGTACCGGCGAGCTGCTGGGCCGGGGCCTGGACGACCTGGGACGCCGCTTCGTCGTCGTCGACATCGCGCCGGAGCGCGTCGAGACGCTGGACCTCGGCTCGTACCGCGCGGACGTGCCCGGCCTCGTGGGGGACGCCCGCGACCCCGGGCGCCTCGTGGCCGCCGGCCTCGGCCACCCGTGCTGCGAGGGGGTGCTCGCGCTCACGAACGACGACGAGGCGAACCTCGCGGTGACGATGTCGGCGGCGCTGCTGCGCCCCGACCTGCCGGTCGTCGCGCGCGCCACGACGCCCGCGATCGAGGACCGCATGCACGCCTTCGGCACGCCGACGGTCGTCAACGCCTTCGACCGCTTCGGCGACAAGCTCCGCCTGGCGGTACGGGCGCCGTCGACGTACCGGCTGGTCTCGTGGCTCGAGTCGGGCCCGGGCGCCGAGCTCCCGCCGCTCGTGGCCGCGCCGCAAGACGGGCCGTGGGTCGTCTGCGGGTCCGGCCGCTTCGGGTACGAGGCCACGCTCGACCTGCTCGCCGAGGGGCTGCCCGTCACCGTGGTCGACCTCGACCCCGAGCGCGTCCCGCCGCCGGGCGCCACCGCCGTCGTCGGTGACGCGTCGGACCCCGAGGTGATGGAGCGCGCCGGTGTCGAGGAGGCCGCGGGCTTCGTCGCGGCCACCGACAACGACACGACCAACCTCTCGCTCGTCGCCGCGGCGGTCCGGCTGAACGCCGACCTCTACGTCGCCGCGCGCGAGAACGAGGCGGCCAACGCGCCGCTGTTCGCGGCCATGCGGGTCGACGCCGTCCTCGTGCCGTCGGAGGTCGTGGCGCACGACGTGTACGCCCAGCTCAGCACCCCGCTGCTGTGGCGCCTCCTGCAGGAGGTGCCGCGCCGCGACGACGCCTGGGCGGCCGCCCTGGTCGAGCGCCTCGCGGAGCGCTGCGGCGCGACGCTGCAGGAGCTGTGGAAGGTGCGGCTGCGCCCGGAGGAGGCGCCGGCGGTCGTGCCGCTGCTCGCCGACGGGCCCGTGCCCCTCGGGGACCTGCTGCGCGACCCGGACGACCGGGAGCGCCGCCTCGACGTCGTGCCGCTGCTGCAGCTGCACGAGGGCGGGGTCGTCGTCGAGCCGGGCGACGACCGGCCCGTCGCCGCCGGGGACGAGCTGCTCCTCGCCGCCCGGGCCCCGGCCCGCCGCGGCCTGGAGACGACCCTCGCCGTCGAGGCGGCGGCGCTGCACGTCCTGCAGGGCCGGCGGGTGCCCGCGGGCTGGGTCTGGCGCCAGCTCTCCCGCCGCTGA
- a CDS encoding LLM class flavin-dependent oxidoreductase produces the protein MDLGHDLRFGAFLPPVAEQADAVLALSGLVEDLGLDVLAFQDHPYQPGFLDTWTLLSFLAARTHRVTLAPVVANVPLRPPAVLARSAASLDVLSHGRVELGLGAGYFLDAMASMGAPRRSALENVEALDEAIRVVRSLWEPGPPVTFEGRHYRLDGARPGPVAPHRIGIWVGSYKRRMLELTGRLADGWVPSSAYASPDELVGMTRRLDAAAVDAGRDPADVRRIYVVQGSFGRGSGFLKGPPRAWAEQLAGLALELGTSTFVVGPGQDTAGDLQRFAEEVAPAVREIVAAERGREEAPPAAQEGASDAVAVTAAHEAQRMVEEEEPVSAVGRAGQQTLVAVHAHLRQELAQLRDVVRQVAEGRRSAASARSHLNQLSMRQNYWTLGSFCAAYCRAVSVHHAIEDARMFPDVLAADASLQPVVDKLSADHEAIAGVLVDVDDALVAMIRDEDRLDAASAAVERLADVLLTHLDYEEEQLLGPIGRLSIQV, from the coding sequence ATGGACCTCGGGCACGACCTGCGCTTCGGCGCGTTCCTGCCGCCGGTGGCGGAGCAGGCGGACGCCGTGCTGGCCCTGTCCGGGCTCGTGGAGGACCTGGGGCTCGACGTGCTCGCGTTCCAGGACCACCCGTACCAGCCGGGCTTCCTCGACACGTGGACCCTGCTCTCGTTCCTCGCCGCCCGGACGCACCGCGTGACGCTCGCCCCGGTGGTGGCCAACGTCCCGCTCCGCCCGCCGGCGGTGCTCGCGCGCTCGGCCGCGTCGCTCGACGTGCTGAGCCACGGCCGGGTCGAGCTCGGGCTCGGCGCGGGCTACTTCCTCGACGCGATGGCGTCCATGGGCGCGCCGCGGCGGAGCGCCCTGGAGAACGTCGAGGCGCTCGACGAGGCCATCCGGGTCGTCCGCTCGCTGTGGGAGCCCGGCCCGCCGGTGACCTTCGAGGGGCGGCACTACCGGCTCGACGGCGCCCGCCCCGGGCCCGTCGCGCCGCACCGCATCGGGATCTGGGTGGGCTCGTACAAGCGCCGCATGCTCGAGCTCACCGGCCGCCTCGCCGACGGCTGGGTGCCCTCGTCCGCGTACGCCTCGCCGGACGAGCTGGTCGGCATGACCCGGCGGCTCGACGCGGCCGCCGTCGACGCGGGGCGCGACCCGGCGGACGTGCGGCGCATCTACGTCGTGCAGGGGAGCTTCGGCCGGGGGAGCGGCTTCCTCAAGGGGCCGCCGCGGGCCTGGGCCGAGCAGCTCGCCGGGCTGGCGCTGGAGCTGGGGACGAGCACCTTCGTCGTGGGGCCGGGGCAGGACACCGCGGGCGACCTGCAGCGGTTCGCCGAGGAGGTCGCCCCCGCGGTGCGCGAGATCGTCGCCGCCGAGCGCGGCCGGGAGGAGGCGCCGCCCGCCGCGCAGGAGGGTGCCAGCGACGCCGTCGCCGTCACCGCGGCGCACGAGGCGCAGCGCATGGTGGAGGAGGAGGAGCCGGTCAGCGCCGTCGGGCGCGCCGGGCAGCAGACCCTCGTCGCCGTGCACGCCCACCTGCGCCAGGAGCTCGCGCAGCTGCGGGACGTCGTGCGGCAGGTCGCGGAGGGCCGGCGCAGCGCGGCCTCCGCGCGCTCGCACCTCAACCAGCTGAGCATGCGCCAGAACTACTGGACCCTCGGCTCGTTCTGCGCCGCGTACTGCCGGGCGGTCAGCGTCCACCACGCCATCGAGGACGCCCGCATGTTCCCGGACGTCCTCGCCGCCGACGCCTCGCTCCAGCCGGTCGTGGACAAGCTCAGCGCGGACCACGAGGCCATCGCGGGCGTGCTCGTCGACGTCGACGACGCGCTCGTCGCGATGATCCGCGACGAGGACCGGCTCGACGCGGCGTCCGCAGCCGTCGAGCGGCTCGCCGACGTGCTGCTCACGCACCTGGACTACGAGGAGGAGCAGCTGCTCGGGCCGATCGGGCGGCTGTCGATCCAGGTGTGA
- a CDS encoding winged helix DNA-binding domain-containing protein, translating to METALLRLVAQRLAGLREATPVDAVRRLAAAQGQDPPGALLSVALRCGARTLEPVREALARREVVTTWPMRGTMHVVAAEDVGWLLQLGAARVEAASGPRRAELGLGDDDLRRAREVAEEALTGTALPRTALFAAWEAGGVATGGQRGYHLVRHLAHTGVLCLGPPLERGQALVLVEEHLGPLERLPRDEAVDRLVLRYFLGHGPATVADLVRWAGVPAGEVRAGLARVGDRLLRVRDGRRELWLDPAVPDLLAAHRRDAGRVVLLPGFDELVLGYADRTATVPAEHAGRIVPGGNGVFRPTVVHRGVALGTWRAGGGGGVDVDVEPFDPPLPPAVVRGVARAAAALPR from the coding sequence GTGGAGACCGCTCTCCTGCGCCTCGTGGCGCAGCGCCTCGCCGGCCTGCGCGAGGCCACGCCGGTCGACGCCGTCCGCCGGCTCGCGGCCGCGCAGGGGCAGGACCCGCCGGGGGCCCTGCTGTCGGTCGCGCTGCGGTGCGGGGCGCGGACGCTGGAGCCGGTGCGGGAAGCGCTTGCTCGACGTGAGGTCGTGACGACGTGGCCGATGCGCGGGACCATGCACGTCGTCGCCGCGGAGGACGTCGGGTGGCTGCTGCAGCTCGGCGCGGCGCGCGTCGAGGCGGCGTCGGGCCCCCGCCGGGCGGAGCTGGGGCTCGGCGACGACGACCTGCGGCGTGCGCGGGAGGTGGCCGAGGAGGCGCTCACCGGCACCGCCCTGCCGCGCACCGCGCTGTTCGCCGCGTGGGAGGCCGGCGGGGTCGCCACGGGCGGCCAGCGCGGCTACCACCTCGTACGCCACCTCGCCCACACCGGCGTGCTCTGCCTCGGACCGCCGCTGGAGCGGGGGCAGGCCCTCGTGCTGGTCGAGGAGCACCTCGGCCCCCTCGAGCGGCTGCCCCGCGACGAGGCGGTCGACCGGCTGGTGCTGCGCTACTTCCTGGGCCACGGCCCGGCGACGGTCGCGGACCTGGTCCGCTGGGCGGGCGTACCCGCGGGGGAGGTGCGGGCGGGCCTCGCCCGCGTGGGCGACCGGCTGCTGCGCGTGCGGGACGGCCGCCGCGAGCTCTGGCTCGACCCCGCCGTGCCCGACCTGCTGGCCGCCCACCGCCGCGACGCCGGCCGGGTGGTCCTGCTGCCCGGCTTCGACGAGCTCGTCCTCGGCTACGCCGACCGCACCGCCACCGTGCCCGCAGAGCACGCCGGGCGCATCGTCCCCGGCGGCAACGGCGTCTTCCGCCCCACCGTCGTCCACCGCGGCGTCGCCCTCGGCACCTGGCGCGCGGGTGGCGGTGGCGGCGTCGACGTCGACGTCGAGCCCTTCGACCCGCCGCTCCCGCCCGCCGTCGTGCGCGGGGTGGCGCGGGCCGCCGCCGCCCTCCCGCGGTGA
- a CDS encoding dihydrolipoyl dehydrogenase family protein, protein MESYDVVVLGAGTGGLGAARAVAAAGRTVALVEPERPGGDCTWTGCVPSKTLLETARAARRARRAGPRGVEADVRADLPAALAHARRVREEVYEDESPEVLARQGVDLVTGRGRFTGPGQVEVGGRVLRGRRYVVATGARPRVPDVVGGVPHLTSETVWDLAEAPGHLLVLGGGPVGCELAQAFAALGVRVTLVQSGPRLLPRDEPAAGEVVAAVLRDDGVDLRLGARVVGVDPGPVLHLDDGARVAGTHLLVCTGRSPETAGLGLDAAGVAVGPDGRVLVDDRLRSRTNPHVWAVGDCASPLAYTHVADDQARAAAGGLLLSLTRRPSRAALPGRWRQDRVPWVTFTDPEVAHVGLTEAQAHARWGAQARVVTVPMSAVDRARCAGRTEGFLTLVAAPGPLGVAAAARVVGMTAVCPGAGELVAAGALAVAARTTVARLALTTAAYPTYGVALRVAAAAFVAPHGGVVARPAAP, encoded by the coding sequence GTGGAGTCGTACGACGTGGTGGTGCTCGGCGCGGGCACCGGCGGCCTCGGCGCGGCGCGGGCGGTGGCGGCCGCGGGCCGCACGGTCGCCCTGGTCGAGCCGGAGCGCCCCGGCGGGGACTGCACCTGGACCGGCTGCGTGCCGAGCAAGACGCTGCTGGAGACCGCGCGGGCCGCGCGGCGGGCCCGCCGGGCCGGGCCGCGCGGGGTGGAGGCGGACGTGCGGGCCGACCTGCCCGCGGCGCTCGCCCACGCCCGGCGCGTGCGCGAGGAGGTCTACGAGGACGAGTCGCCGGAGGTCCTCGCGCGCCAGGGCGTCGACCTGGTGACCGGCCGCGGCCGCTTCACCGGGCCCGGTCAGGTCGAGGTGGGCGGGCGGGTGCTGCGCGGGCGGCGGTACGTCGTCGCCACCGGTGCGCGCCCCCGGGTCCCGGACGTCGTCGGCGGCGTGCCACACCTGACGAGCGAGACCGTCTGGGACCTCGCCGAGGCGCCCGGGCACCTGCTCGTGCTCGGCGGGGGGCCGGTCGGGTGCGAGCTGGCGCAGGCGTTCGCGGCGCTGGGGGTACGCGTGACGCTGGTCCAGTCCGGCCCGCGCCTGCTGCCCCGCGACGAGCCCGCCGCGGGCGAGGTCGTCGCGGCGGTGCTCCGCGACGACGGCGTCGACCTGCGGCTCGGCGCCCGCGTCGTCGGCGTCGACCCGGGCCCGGTCCTGCACCTCGACGACGGGGCGCGGGTCGCCGGCACGCACCTGCTCGTGTGCACCGGGCGCTCGCCCGAGACGGCGGGGCTCGGGCTGGACGCGGCGGGCGTGGCCGTCGGCCCGGACGGGCGGGTGCTCGTCGACGACCGCCTGCGCTCGCGCACCAACCCGCACGTGTGGGCGGTGGGCGACTGCGCCTCGCCGCTCGCGTACACCCACGTCGCCGACGACCAGGCCCGCGCCGCGGCCGGGGGGCTGTTGCTCTCCCTGACCCGGCGGCCGTCCCGCGCCGCCCTGCCCGGGCGCTGGCGCCAGGACCGCGTGCCGTGGGTGACGTTCACCGACCCGGAGGTGGCGCACGTCGGCCTCACCGAGGCGCAGGCGCACGCCCGCTGGGGCGCGCAGGCCCGCGTGGTGACCGTGCCGATGTCCGCCGTCGACCGCGCGCGCTGCGCCGGGCGCACCGAGGGCTTCCTGACCCTCGTCGCCGCCCCCGGCCCGCTCGGCGTCGCGGCGGCGGCCCGCGTCGTCGGCATGACCGCGGTCTGCCCGGGCGCGGGCGAGCTCGTCGCCGCGGGCGCCCTCGCCGTGGCCGCGCGCACCACCGTCGCCCGACTCGCCCTGACGACGGCCGCCTACCCCACGTACGGCGTCGCCCTGCGGGTCGCCGCCGCCGCGTTCGTCGCGCCGCACGGCGGGGTGGTGGCGCGGCCGGCGGCTCCGTGA
- a CDS encoding zinc-dependent alcohol dehydrogenase family protein — protein MRATLLDAPRQVSLADVPDPAVQAPTDAVVRVVASCICGSDLWPYRGVAERPPGIRIGHEFVGVVEEVGADVGSVAPGDFVVAPFVWSDGTCVHCRAGFQTSCLHGGGWGSPDREGLLVDGGQGERVRVPQADGTLVPTPEPPDPALVPALLALSDVMGTGHHAALAAGVREGSTVVVVGDGAVGLCGVLASSRLGAERVVLMSRHAPRQDLGRRFGATDVVAERGDEGVERVLELTGGVGADAVLECVGTSQSMEQAVRSARPGATVGYVGVPYGEAPLRAMFGANVGLRGGVAPVRRYLPELLEDVLAGQLDPGPVFDLELPLDRVADGYAAMDERRAVKVLLRP, from the coding sequence ATGCGAGCGACCCTCCTCGACGCGCCCCGCCAGGTGTCCCTGGCCGACGTCCCCGACCCCGCCGTGCAGGCCCCGACCGACGCCGTGGTGCGGGTCGTGGCCTCCTGCATCTGCGGCTCCGACCTGTGGCCCTACCGCGGCGTCGCCGAGCGGCCCCCCGGCATCCGCATCGGCCACGAGTTCGTGGGCGTCGTGGAGGAGGTCGGCGCCGACGTGGGCTCGGTGGCCCCCGGCGACTTCGTCGTGGCGCCGTTCGTCTGGAGCGACGGCACGTGCGTGCACTGCCGCGCCGGCTTCCAGACCTCCTGCCTGCACGGCGGCGGCTGGGGCTCGCCCGACCGGGAGGGCCTCCTCGTGGACGGCGGGCAGGGCGAGCGGGTGCGCGTGCCGCAGGCCGACGGCACCCTCGTCCCCACGCCCGAGCCGCCCGACCCGGCGCTCGTCCCCGCCCTGCTGGCCCTGTCCGACGTCATGGGTACCGGGCACCACGCCGCCCTGGCCGCGGGGGTCCGCGAGGGCTCCACCGTCGTGGTCGTGGGCGACGGCGCCGTCGGGCTCTGCGGCGTGCTCGCCTCCTCCCGGCTCGGCGCGGAGCGGGTCGTCCTCATGAGCCGGCACGCCCCCCGCCAGGACCTCGGGCGCCGCTTCGGCGCCACCGACGTCGTCGCGGAGCGCGGCGACGAGGGCGTGGAGCGCGTCCTCGAGCTCACCGGCGGCGTCGGCGCCGACGCGGTGCTGGAGTGCGTCGGCACGTCGCAGTCGATGGAGCAGGCCGTGCGCAGCGCCCGCCCCGGCGCGACCGTCGGCTACGTCGGCGTCCCCTACGGCGAGGCGCCGCTGCGGGCTATGTTCGGCGCCAACGTCGGCCTGCGCGGCGGCGTCGCCCCCGTCCGCCGCTACCTCCCCGAGCTCCTCGAGGACGTCCTCGCCGGCCAGCTCGACCCCGGCCCCGTCTTCGACCTCGAGCTGCCCCTGGACCGCGTGGCCGACGGCTACGCCGCGATGGACGAGCGCCGGGCGGTGAAGGTGCTGCTGCGCCCGTGA
- a CDS encoding MarR family winged helix-turn-helix transcriptional regulator, whose protein sequence is MSSTEQGAAGPAGTDVPSPRIADVEQQLVSFVRLLRRVNAETAREMHPDLEPSVYGLLVRISDTGGSRVTDLATYYGVGKPTVSRQVAMLERVGLVARTTDPEDARASVIALTPDGARRLAAVRAARHERLTTLLAPWSEEDLEAFARLLGRFNDLMR, encoded by the coding sequence GTGAGCAGCACCGAGCAGGGGGCAGCGGGGCCCGCCGGGACCGACGTCCCCAGCCCGCGGATCGCCGACGTCGAGCAGCAGCTCGTGAGCTTCGTGCGGCTGCTGCGCCGGGTCAACGCGGAGACGGCCCGCGAGATGCACCCCGACCTCGAGCCGTCGGTCTACGGCCTGCTCGTGCGGATCAGCGACACCGGGGGCTCCCGGGTGACCGACCTCGCCACGTACTACGGGGTGGGCAAGCCCACGGTCAGCCGGCAGGTCGCCATGCTCGAGCGGGTCGGCCTCGTCGCCCGCACGACGGACCCCGAGGACGCGCGGGCGTCGGTCATCGCGCTCACGCCGGACGGGGCGCGGCGCCTCGCCGCCGTGCGCGCCGCGCGGCACGAGCGGCTCACCACGCTGCTGGCCCCCTGGTCCGAGGAGGACCTCGAGGCCTTCGCCCGGCTGCTCGGGCGGTTCAACGACCTCATGCGCTGA
- a CDS encoding rhodanese-like domain-containing protein, with protein sequence MTRVPAVRPEQVPDGVPVLDVREDDEWAAGHVEGALHVPLAELPARLAEVPGDRDVLVVCRSGGRSAQAVAWLNAQGLSTVNLSGGMHAWEAAGRPMVAEGDHEPYVG encoded by the coding sequence ATGACCCGTGTCCCGGCCGTGCGGCCCGAGCAGGTGCCCGACGGCGTCCCCGTCCTCGACGTCCGCGAGGACGACGAGTGGGCCGCCGGCCACGTGGAGGGCGCGCTGCACGTGCCGCTCGCCGAGCTGCCGGCCCGGCTGGCGGAGGTCCCCGGCGACCGCGACGTCCTCGTCGTGTGCCGCAGCGGCGGGCGCTCCGCGCAGGCGGTCGCGTGGCTCAACGCGCAGGGGCTCTCGACGGTGAACCTGTCCGGCGGCATGCACGCCTGGGAGGCGGCGGGCCGGCCGATGGTCGCCGAGGGGGACCACGAGCCGTACGTCGGCTGA
- a CDS encoding ATP-binding protein, protein MDPVRNPYAPGAGQRPPELAGRDRELAQFDVVLERVARGRPERSLVLTGLRGVGKTVLLNALRSQAIQRLWGTGKVEARPDQSLRRPVASALHMAVREVAPRHRDPERVDAFLGVLKAFALRDPAPPKGAARSWQPGIDVPAARGRADSGDIEIDLVELLSDAAAVARDVGVGIALFVDEMQDVPPDDVSALCAACHELSQTGAPLIVVGAGLPHLPAVLSASKSYSERLFRYLRIDRLDRQAADLALVLPAKEEGVEFDQGALDELYAATDGYPYFVQAYGKAAWDLAPVSPVTAQDVRVAAPEAEEELAVGFFGSRYERATPAEREYMRAMADLAVERHAGADGPVPTSAVAEALGRKPSSLSPARDALLKKGLVYSGERGSIAFTVPHFGRYLRAHG, encoded by the coding sequence GTGGACCCCGTCCGGAACCCGTACGCCCCCGGCGCCGGTCAGCGCCCGCCCGAGCTGGCCGGCCGCGACCGCGAGCTCGCGCAGTTCGACGTCGTGCTCGAGCGGGTCGCCCGCGGCCGCCCCGAGCGCAGCCTCGTCCTGACCGGCCTGCGCGGCGTCGGCAAGACCGTCCTGCTCAACGCCCTGCGCTCGCAGGCGATCCAGCGGCTGTGGGGCACCGGCAAGGTCGAGGCCCGCCCCGACCAGTCGCTGCGCCGGCCCGTGGCCAGCGCCCTGCACATGGCCGTGCGCGAGGTGGCCCCGCGCCACCGCGACCCGGAGCGGGTCGACGCGTTCCTCGGGGTGCTCAAGGCCTTCGCGCTGCGCGACCCCGCCCCGCCCAAGGGCGCGGCGAGGAGCTGGCAGCCGGGCATCGACGTCCCCGCGGCCCGCGGGCGCGCCGACTCGGGGGACATCGAGATCGACCTCGTCGAGCTGCTGTCCGACGCCGCCGCGGTCGCCCGCGACGTCGGGGTCGGCATCGCGCTCTTCGTCGACGAGATGCAGGACGTGCCCCCGGACGACGTGTCGGCCCTGTGCGCGGCGTGCCACGAGCTGTCCCAGACCGGGGCGCCGCTCATCGTGGTCGGCGCGGGCCTGCCGCACCTGCCCGCGGTGCTCTCGGCGAGCAAGTCGTACAGCGAGCGGCTGTTCCGCTACCTCCGCATCGACCGGCTCGACCGGCAGGCCGCCGACCTCGCGCTCGTGCTGCCGGCGAAGGAGGAGGGGGTCGAGTTCGACCAGGGCGCCCTCGACGAGCTCTACGCCGCGACCGACGGCTACCCCTACTTCGTGCAGGCGTACGGCAAGGCCGCCTGGGACCTCGCTCCGGTCTCGCCGGTCACCGCGCAGGACGTGCGGGTGGCCGCGCCCGAGGCCGAGGAGGAGCTGGCGGTGGGGTTCTTCGGCAGCCGGTACGAGCGCGCCACCCCGGCCGAGCGGGAGTACATGCGGGCCATGGCCGACCTCGCGGTCGAGCGGCACGCCGGGGCGGACGGCCCGGTGCCGACGTCCGCCGTGGCCGAGGCGCTCGGGCGCAAGCCGTCGAGCCTGAGCCCGGCGCGCGACGCGCTGCTGAAGAAAGGCCTGGTCTACAGCGGCGAGCGCGGGTCCATCGCCTTCACCGTGCCCCACTTCGGCCGCTACCTGCGGGCGCACGGGTGA
- a CDS encoding phosphomannose isomerase type II C-terminal cupin domain, protein MERATRVEEAGVSSEVVARAVSGPCREDPSGEAVVDHRPWGSFERLCHGEEVTVKIIAVDPGHRLSLQRHRLRDEYWTVLDVPLLVEVDGALTRCEPGDKVWIPRGSTHRVSNPGEVRGRFLEIAYGTFDEDDIERLADDYARDVH, encoded by the coding sequence ATGGAGCGGGCGACGCGGGTGGAGGAGGCGGGCGTGAGCAGCGAGGTGGTGGCGCGCGCGGTGAGCGGGCCGTGCCGGGAGGACCCGAGCGGCGAGGCCGTCGTCGACCACCGGCCCTGGGGCAGCTTCGAGCGGCTCTGCCACGGCGAGGAGGTCACCGTGAAGATCATCGCGGTCGACCCCGGGCACCGGCTGAGCCTGCAGCGCCACCGGCTGCGCGACGAGTACTGGACCGTGCTCGACGTCCCGCTCCTCGTGGAGGTCGACGGAGCCCTGACCCGCTGCGAGCCCGGGGACAAGGTGTGGATCCCGCGGGGCAGCACCCACCGGGTCTCCAACCCCGGCGAGGTCCGCGGCCGGTTCCTCGAGATCGCGTACGGCACCTTCGACGAGGACGACATCGAGCGGCTGGCCGACGACTACGCCCGGGACGTGCACTAG
- a CDS encoding ATP-binding protein, giving the protein MRTASEGVVLTSTVLVPFTASSVGAARRELSSELRARHVPEHVVDDAVLVLSEILSNALKHARPLPSGRLRVRWTTTPRSVQVAVTDGGAPTRPHAGTSTMSATGGRGLGIVDDLASDWGVLDEAGTITVWAVVDDQQQQGGGAARR; this is encoded by the coding sequence GTGCGCACAGCGTCCGAGGGGGTCGTCCTGACGTCCACGGTCCTCGTCCCGTTCACCGCGTCGAGCGTCGGCGCGGCCCGGCGCGAGCTGTCCAGCGAGCTGCGGGCGCGCCACGTGCCCGAGCACGTGGTCGACGACGCCGTCCTCGTCCTGAGCGAGATCCTCAGCAACGCGCTCAAGCACGCGCGGCCGCTGCCCTCCGGCCGGCTGCGGGTGCGCTGGACGACGACGCCGCGCTCGGTCCAGGTCGCCGTGACCGACGGCGGCGCCCCGACCCGCCCGCACGCCGGCACGAGCACGATGTCGGCGACCGGCGGGCGCGGGCTGGGCATCGTGGACGACCTGGCGAGCGACTGGGGCGTGCTCGACGAGGCCGGGACCATCACCGTCTGGGCGGTCGTGGACGACCAGCAGCAGCAGGGCGGCGGCGCCGCGCGGCGCTAG